Proteins encoded together in one Hevea brasiliensis isolate MT/VB/25A 57/8 chromosome 16, ASM3005281v1, whole genome shotgun sequence window:
- the LOC110672001 gene encoding probable indole-3-pyruvate monooxygenase YUCCA11, with product MEKVTMLIVGAGPAGLATSACLNLLSIPNIVLEREDTYASLWKKRAYDRLKLHLAKQYCQLPQMLFAPDTPTFVPRSSFISYLDNYVSQFNISPRYHRSVESAYFDDKEGGNWCVTVKNLALEAHEVYLAKYLVVATGENSHGSIPDVPGLDSFTGEFIHSNQFVNGKKYKDKDVLVVGSGNSGMEIAYDLSNWGADTSIVTRSPVHVLTKEMVHLGMYLLENSLPCKLVDYISVMLSKLRYGDLSNYGLERPTEGPFHIKARIGRSPTIDVGTIDKIKRGEIKVLPTITSIKANKIMFANGSIDQFDAIIFATGYKSTVRRWLKGGQDLFNENGMPSRDFPNHWQGENGLYCAGFASRGLHGISMDSQNIAKDINLALNQQKN from the exons ATGGAAAAGGTCACCATGCTGATAGTTGGTGCAGGCCCTGCTGGTCTTGCAACATCTGCATGCCTAAACCTTCTTTCCATCCCCAATATTGTCTTAGAAAGAGAGGATACTTACGCCTCCTTGTGGAAGAAAAGGGCTTACGATCGACTGAAGTTACACCTCGCTAAGCAATACTGCCAGCTTCCTCAGATGCTCTTCGCTCCTGATACACCCACATTTGTCCCCAGGAGTAGCTTCATTAGCTACTTGGACAACTATGTTTCCCAATTTAATATTAGTCCACGATATCATAGGTCAGTTGAGTCTGCATATTTTGATGATAAGGAGGGTGGGAACTGGTGTGTCACAGTTAAAAATCTTGCTCTGGAGGCGCATGAAGTTTATTTAGCCAAATATCTTGTAGTTGCTACCGGTGAGAATAGCCATGGGTCTATCCCTGATGTTCCTGGGCTTGATAGCTTTACCGGAGAGTTCATTCATTCAAACCAGTTTGTTAATGGCAAAAAGTATAAAGATAAAGATGTTTTGGTCGTGGGTTCTGGAAATTCTGGAATGGAAATCGCTTATGACCTATCAAATTGGGGGGCTGATACTTCCATTGTTACTCGTAGTCCG GTCCATGTTCTCACCAAGGAGATGGTGCACCTAGGGATGTACTTGTTGGAAAATTCCCTCCCCTGCAAATTAGTAGACTACATATCTGTGATGCTTAGCAAATTAAGGTATGGAGACTTGTCCAATTACGGGCTTGAAAGGCCAACAGAAGGTCCTTTTCATATAAAAGCAAGAATTGGTCGATCTCCTACCATTGATGTTGGGACAATTGATAAGATCAAAAGAGGGGAGATCAAGGTTTTGCCCACTATAACAAGCATCAAAGCTAACAAAATCATGTTTGCAAATGGATCCATTGATCAGTTTGATGCTATCATCTTTGCCACTGGCTACAAAAGCACTGTCAGACGTTGGCTTAAG GGCGGCCAAGACCTCTTTAATGAAAATGGAATGCCGAGTAGAGATTTTCCCAACCACTGGCAAGGGGAAAATGGCCTTTATTGTGCTGGATTTGCAAGCAGAGGATTGCATGGGATTTCCATGGACTCCCAGAACATAGCGAAGGATATCAATCTGGCGTTGAATCAACAAAAAAATTAA